Below is a window of Candidatus Saccharimonadia bacterium DNA.
CCCTGGTTCGCAGGTAACCCACCTAGAGGCTCATGGCACGGCCGCAACCACCATGACTTCAACCAGCATCCCAGGTCGCCAAAAGTCGGTCGTGAGGCAAGCCCGCGCCGGAGGGTTTGCCGGATCGACCCACTCGTTCCAAACAGAATTGTGATCTTCGAACAGACGCATGTCAGCGATCCAGACCTGGGCGCTTAGTAGCTGTGATTTGTCGGTTCCCGCGAGGTTGAGAAGCTCATCGACGCGTCGCAGCACTTGAGCAGTCTGCGTTTTGATATCGCCGACAATCGGGTTGGGGGTGATGCCGGCGAAATAGGCGACGTCGCCGTGAACGACTGCCTGGCTGATGATCGGATGACCGCGATTCTCGTCTGATATCTTTCTAATTTCGTGGCGTATGATCGACAT
It encodes the following:
- a CDS encoding RidA family protein, which produces MSIIRHEIRKISDENRGHPIISQAVVHGDVAYFAGITPNPIVGDIKTQTAQVLRRVDELLNLAGTDKSQLLSAQVWIADMRLFEDHNSVWNEWVDPANPPARACLTTDFWRPGMLVEVMVVAAVP